The window TCAACCTCTTCAAGGGAAATGGCGAGCTTCATCTGCTCATCGTCAAAGGGGACGCCTCGGCTCTCTATCTCAAGCAAAAATGCGCCCTCCGACTCCTTGCCGGTGACAGTTATTTTGACCTGGTCTTTGACGTCCGGGTTATATTTAAAGACATTTTCCAATACCGCGTGGAGCAGCATAAAGGGGCAGGGAACGCTGTAATATTTCGTGGGCACGGAGACGTCACAGTCAAAGTTACCGTCCAGCCTGCGCCGCTGTATCGCGGCGAAACAGCTGAGATACTTGAGCTCCTCCTCAAGAGAGACAAAACGGTTATGGCTGTTATCGGAGAGATAGCGCATCATATCGGAGAAATCACAGACGGTATTTTCCGTCTCCACAGCATTCTCCTTATAGGCGAGTTTAGAGATTACGTTAAGAATATAAAAGATAAAATCGAGGCCGTAGCGGTTCTGGAAGTCCAGGAAACGCCGCACCTTAAGCGCCTCCTCAAGCGAAATACGCCTGTTCTTCTCCTTGTCGAGCTCCTGCTGTTTTTTGTCGAGCTCCTCCGTCATAATATTTTTATATTCCTCGTCGATCATATACTGCAGCATCTTCTGCATCAGCGTCGCGACAGATTTTATTTTGCTGAATGGCACGACGTTTATCTTTTCGTAATCGGCGACGGTCTCCGGGTCGTCATGCCACTCTGTCGTTGGTTTTGTTATCTCTTCAAGGGCCGCCTCCACCTCATCCGAAGGAGGTATCTTCACCTGGCCGCAGAGAACCGCCCCATGAAGCTGCCCTTCAAATAAAAGAGGAACGGCGAAATCGACAAGCGACGAATGGCAGTGATAAAAATAGGGTTTGCCGGTGATCGTGGCGTTCAGCCCCCCGTGGGCGTCACAGCGGAAACAGCGCTGGCGGAAGGTCTCGTCGGAACGCATCCTCTTGCAAAAGTCTGTGAAGCCGCTCATGCTGGTGATTGGATGCCCACGGTAATCGACGGAGACAAAAGATATGCCTGTAGCCTCGGCAAACTCATCCTGGATACTTTGAAGAACCTCTATCTTGATGATGTTTCTGATATCTCTTATCCCATCCATATTGGCAGTCTCCTCAGACTTTAATTCCAGACGCCAGGCGGCGTTTCCCGCATAAAATCATCCGTGCCTTAGACGAGCAGCTTGCCGCTGTACGCAGTCCTGAATATCGACTTTATCTCGTCAGGGCGAAGTGGGACAGGTGCCGTCGCCATACAGCCGTC is drawn from Cloacibacillus sp. and contains these coding sequences:
- a CDS encoding PocR ligand-binding domain-containing protein, whose amino-acid sequence is MDGIRDIRNIIKIEVLQSIQDEFAEATGISFVSVDYRGHPITSMSGFTDFCKRMRSDETFRQRCFRCDAHGGLNATITGKPYFYHCHSSLVDFAVPLLFEGQLHGAVLCGQVKIPPSDEVEAALEEITKPTTEWHDDPETVADYEKINVVPFSKIKSVATLMQKMLQYMIDEEYKNIMTEELDKKQQELDKEKNRRISLEEALKVRRFLDFQNRYGLDFIFYILNVISKLAYKENAVETENTVCDFSDMMRYLSDNSHNRFVSLEEELKYLSCFAAIQRRRLDGNFDCDVSVPTKYYSVPCPFMLLHAVLENVFKYNPDVKDQVKITVTGKESEGAFLLEIESRGVPFDDEQMKLAISLEEVEETESGKVVLSTLNRRIKSLFGETYGIFLQKTDGDYVGGSLHVRLPLSSGGMVK